CGGGGCCGTCCTGGGCGGAGTCGGTGGCGACGGCGGTGGTCGCGACGCTCGCGTCGGGGCGCGGCGCGACGGTGGTCGTGCCGGGGCCGCGCGAGCTGGACCGGGTGCGCCCGGCGCTGGCGGCGGCGTTGCCGCCGGAGGCGTTCGTGGTGCTGACGGCCGACCTCGGCCCGGCCGAACGCTACCGGCGCTGGCTCGCGGTCCGGCGCGGCGTGGCGCGCTGCGTGCTCGGCACGCTCGCGGCCGCGTGGGCGCCGGTGCGCGACCTGGGGCTGGCCGTGTGCTGGGACGACGGGGACCCGCTGCACAAGCACCGGCACGCGCCGTACCCGCACGCCCGCGACGTGCTGGCGCTGCGCGCGCACCGCGAGGGGGCGGCGTTGCTGGTGGGCGGGCACGTGCCGAGCGTCGAGGCCGCGCGGCTGGTGGAGACCGGCTGGGCGAAGCCGCTGCTCCCGCCGCGCGACGTGCTGCGCGCGGTGGCGCCGCGCGTCGAGGTCGCGGGCGGCGACGTGGAGAAGGAACGCGACCCGGCCGCCGAGTCGGCGCGGCTGCCGACGGTGGCCTGGCGCGCCGCGCGGGCGGCGCTGGCCGACGACGCGCCCGTGCTGCTCCAGGTGCCGCGCGCCGGGTACCAGCCGGCGCTCGCCTGCGCCGACTGCCGCGCGCCCGCCCGGTGCTCGGCCTGCAACGGCCCGCTGGCCCGGCCGGAGCGCGGCCCCGCGGCGTGCCGGTGGTGCGGGCGGCCGGCCGCCGACTGGTCCTGCCGCGCCTGCGGCGGGCGCGACCTGCGCGCGGTCGTGGTCGGCACGCGGCGGACGGCGGAGGAGCTGGGCCGGGCGTTCGCCGGGGTGCCGGTGCGCACGTCCGACCGGGAGTCGATCGTGCCGTCGGTGGAGGCGCGCGCGGCGCTCGTCGTCGCGACGCCGGGCGCGGAGCCGGTCGCAGAGGGCGGGTACGGCGCCGTCCTCCTCCTCGACGGCTGGGCGCTGCTCGCCCGCCCCGACCTGCGGGCGGGGGAGGACGCGCTGCGCCGGTGGACGGGCGCGGCGGCGCTCGCCCGGCCCGGCGCGCGGGTCGTCGTCATGGCCGACGCGGCGCTGCCGGTCGTGCAGGCGCTGCTGCGCTGGGACCCCGCCTGGTACGCCCGCCGCGAGCTGGCGGACCGCGCCGCCCTCGGCTTCCCGCCGGCCGTGCGGATGGCGGCGGTCGACGGCACGCCCGCCGCCGTCGCCAACCTGCTCGGCGCGACACCGTTGCCGGGCGGGGCGGACGTGCTCGGCCCGGTGCCGTACGGCGACGGCGAGCGGGCGCTGGTCCGCGTGCCGCGCGCGGACGGCCGCGCCCTCGCGGCGGCGTTGAAGACCGGTCTGGCGACGCTGTCCGCGCGCAAGAGCGGGGAGTTCGCGCGGGTCGAGCTCGACCCGTTGGTGCTCATCTAGACTGGCGGATATGCCGCTCCAGGAGATCCGCAAGCTCGGCGACCCCGTGCTGCGCACGCCCGCCGCGCCGGTGACGACGTTCGACAAGGAGCTG
The sequence above is drawn from the Mycobacteriales bacterium genome and encodes:
- a CDS encoding primosome assembly protein PriA (binding of PriA to forked DNA starts the assembly of the primosome, also possesses 3'-5' helicase activity), with amino-acid sequence GPSWAESVATAVVATLASGRGATVVVPGPRELDRVRPALAAALPPEAFVVLTADLGPAERYRRWLAVRRGVARCVLGTLAAAWAPVRDLGLAVCWDDGDPLHKHRHAPYPHARDVLALRAHREGAALLVGGHVPSVEAARLVETGWAKPLLPPRDVLRAVAPRVEVAGGDVEKERDPAAESARLPTVAWRAARAALADDAPVLLQVPRAGYQPALACADCRAPARCSACNGPLARPERGPAACRWCGRPAADWSCRACGGRDLRAVVVGTRRTAEELGRAFAGVPVRTSDRESIVPSVEARAALVVATPGAEPVAEGGYGAVLLLDGWALLARPDLRAGEDALRRWTGAAALARPGARVVVMADAALPVVQALLRWDPAWYARRELADRAALGFPPAVRMAAVDGTPAAVANLLGATPLPGGADVLGPVPYGDGERALVRVPRADGRALAAALKTGLATLSARKSGEFARVELDPLVLI